A DNA window from Trypanosoma brucei brucei TREU927 chromosome 10, whole genome shotgun sequence contains the following coding sequences:
- a CDS encoding chaperone protein DnaJ (similar to SP:Q9QYJ0: DnaJ homolog subfamily A member 2 (mDj3). {Mus musculus;}), whose amino-acid sequence MVKETEYYELLGVAVDATENDIKRAYRRLALRYHPDKNPDNAEAAEMFKQISHAYEVLSDEDKRKLYDQHGKDGLSGGGDEGEFDASDIFSMFFGGGRRQRGERKPRDLVHELAVSLEDMYNGRVKRVAVTRDRLCSQCDGSGVRPGAQQQMCEACNGQGIQVLVQHIIPGVRQQVQLTCQNCGGCGKYVRESDVCRRCHGKQMVRDEKVLEVPIERGMKADDAIRFEGEGDEVLGVRLKGDVLIILAEKPHDVFRRVGDHLIMNYRITLQEALCGFELPVQHLDKRMLLIKIPAGQVIDPEAGWVVHREGMPLPNTGGIERGNLIIHFEVEYPTKLSSRQIDLIADAFHVSEGFPHVGGQKVVLRDETARRQRRNTASARQAQQRRSRDTRGFDNPDVFSMGFGGGQTAHQCTQQ is encoded by the coding sequence ATGGTCAAGGAGACAGAGTACTACGAGCTGCTTGGCGTAGCGGTTGATGCTACTGAAAATGACATCAAACGCGCTTATCGGCGGTTGGCCCTGCGATACCATCCTGACAAAAACCCTGACAACGCAGAGGCTGCGGAGATGTTCAAACAGATTAGTCACGCCTATGAAGTTCTCAGTGATGAGGATAAGAGAAAACTGTACGACCAGCACGGGAAAGATGGACTTAGTGGTGGCGGTGATGAGGGTGAATTTGACGCATCGGATATCTTCTCCATGTTCTTCGGTGGTGGGCGGCGACAACGTGGCGAGCGCAAACCAAGGGATCTCGTACACGAACTGGCGGTATCGCTAGAAGATATGTACAATGGGCGTGTGAAGCGTGTTGCAGTCACGCGTGACAGGTTATGTAGCCAATGCGATGGGAGTGGTGTGCGCCCTGGGGCTCAACAGCAAATGTGTGAGGCATGCAATGGCCAAGGCATACAAGTGCTTGTGCAGCACATAATCCCCGGTGTTCGCCAGCAGGTGCAGTTAACATGCCAAAACTGTGGGGGTTGCGGGAAGTATGTGAGGGAGAGCGACGTTTGCCGGCGCTGCCATGGGAAGCAAATGGTAAGGGATGAAAAAGTTTTGGAGGTACCAATCGAGCGGGGTATGAAGGCGGATGATGCGATACGTTTTGAAGGCGAGGGAGATGAAGTGCTGGGGGTGCGACTAAAGGGAGATGTGCTCATCATTCTAGCGGAAAAGCCACATGACGTATTCCGTCGAGTAGGAGATCATCTCATCATGAACTATCGCATCACTTTACAGGAAGCTCTCTGTGGCTTTGAGCTCCCGGTACAGCACTTAGACAAACGAATGCTGCTGATAAAGATCCCAGCTGGGCAAGTGATTGACCCGGAGGCAGGTTGGGTTGTCCATCGCGAAGGTATGCCGCTGCCGAACACGGGCGGAATTGAGCGAGGTAACCTCATCATCCACTTCGAGGTGGAGTACCCGACGAAGTTAAGCTCACGGCAGATTGATCTGATCGCGGACGCTTTTCACGTATCTGAAGGGTTCCCCCACGTGGGAGGGCAGAAAGTTGTGCTTCGGGATGAGACCGCACGACGGCAGAGAAGGAATACGGCATCGGCCAGGCAGGCGCAACAGCGGCGTTCCAGGGATACTCGCGGCTTTGACAACCCGGATGTCTTCAGTATGGGATTCGGTGGAGGTCAAACAGCACATCAGTGTACTCAACAGTAG